The genomic DNA GCAGGGTGCCCTCCAACTCCTGGAGGACGCTCTCGCTCACGGGTTGGCCGAGCTCGGTGGCGAGTGCGCGGGCCGCCGGGAGGAGGCGGTCGATGAGCTGACGGCGCTGCCGCGTCAACGAGCGCAGCTCGTCGCCGGAGAGGTTCGTCTGTGCCTCACGCAGGGCATCGCCGAGGTCTGCGAGCTCGGCGATCTCGTCCTGCCGGTGCCGTACGAGCATGTTCGCGAGCCAGGCACTGCTCGACGGCTTGCGCAGCTTCTTGATCGCGGCGGCCGTCTCGCGGTCGCCGTCGGCCCGCACCTCGGCCGCGCGCCCGTCGCGCGCGGCGATGAAGTCGCCGGCAGGCAGCGCGTACAGCTCGTCGGCCACGTCGTCGACGCGGGACGCCGTCATGGTCGTGCCCCGCCGAGCGGGATCGGTGTCGCGATCACCCGCCTATGGTGCCACCGGCAGGCGATGGTCACCACGACCGCGGTGGTCACGATGCGTGATTCCGTTATCACGCAACGGATCCAGCACCTGTCGTTCGCCAGGTCGCCACCCCCGCGTCGATCGACGTGGCGGGCCACCGTCACCTCGCCCGCCTGGTCTTGACCGGTACCCCCAGTGCCGACCCAGACAGGTGCGATCCATGACCGGACCCCTCGACCGTTCACTCTCTCGCCGCCGCTTCGTCACCCTCGCCGGTACCGTCGTCACCGGCGCCGCCGCCGGTGCGTTGGTGCCGTCCTGGGCACAGGCGGCGCCCAGCGTCGCGGCACCCACGCTGCCCGACGGTCTCTTCACGCTCGGCGTCGCGTCCGGTGACCCGCTGCCGGACGGCGTCGTGCTGTGGACCAGGCTCGCGCCCGACCCGCTCGCCGGCGGCGGCATGCCGGCGCGCTCCGTCCCCGTGCAGTGGCAGGTCGCGCGGGACCGGCGGTTCAGGCAGATCGTCAAGAACGGCACCGCACGTGCCGAGCCGGAGTCGGGCCACTCCGTGCACGTCGACGTCCGCGGCCTCGCGTCGGACGCGGAGTACTTCTACCGGTTCAAGGCGGGCTCGGACCTCAGCGTCATCGGGCGGACGCGCACGGCGCCGCGCATGGACAGCAACGGTCGGGTGCAGTTCGCCTTCACGTCCTGCCAGAACTGGCAGGACGGGTACTTCACCGCGTACGACCACCTCGCCGAAGAGGATTTCGCGTTCGTCGCGTTCCTCGGCGACTACATCTACGAGAGCGCACCGGCGACGTCGGGCTACGTCCGGCAGCACGAGGGAACGGGCGAGCCGATCACGCTCGAGCAGTACCGCAACAGGCACGCGCAGTACCGCACGGACCGCAGCCTGCGGAAGGCGCACGCCGCGCTCCCGTGGGTGGTGACGTGGGACGACCACGAGCTCGACAACAACTGGGCCGACGACGTCCCACAGGACCCCGACGCCCAGACGCCCGAGGCGTTCCGCGCTCGGCGGATCGCGGCGTTCCAGGCGTACTACGAGCACATGCCGCTGCGTCGCTCGGCCGCACCCGTGGGGCCGGACATGCGGCTGTACCGGGGGCTGTCGTTCGGCCGGACGGTGCGGCTCTCCGTCCTCGACACGAGGCAGTACCGCAGCGACCAGCCGGCAACCCTCGAGGAGGCGGAGAGCCCCGGCCGGTCGATCACCGGGACGGCGCAGGAGCGCTGGCTGCTGCACCGGCTGACGGGGAGGTCGACGTGGAACGTCGTCGCCAACCAGGTGATGATCGCGCAGAACGACCGCCTCGCGGGGCCCGGGGCGACGTTCGACTTCGACAACTGGGACGGCTACCGTGCCCAG from Streptosporangiales bacterium includes the following:
- a CDS encoding alkaline phosphatase, whose amino-acid sequence is MTGPLDRSLSRRRFVTLAGTVVTGAAAGALVPSWAQAAPSVAAPTLPDGLFTLGVASGDPLPDGVVLWTRLAPDPLAGGGMPARSVPVQWQVARDRRFRQIVKNGTARAEPESGHSVHVDVRGLASDAEYFYRFKAGSDLSVIGRTRTAPRMDSNGRVQFAFTSCQNWQDGYFTAYDHLAEEDFAFVAFLGDYIYESAPATSGYVRQHEGTGEPITLEQYRNRHAQYRTDRSLRKAHAALPWVVTWDDHELDNNWADDVPQDPDAQTPEAFRARRIAAFQAYYEHMPLRRSAAPVGPDMRLYRGLSFGRTVRLSVLDTRQYRSDQPATLEEAESPGRSITGTAQERWLLHRLTGRSTWNVVANQVMIAQNDRLAGPGATFDFDNWDGYRAQRRRLLSTLGEAGVDNTVFVTGDRHASWVCDLKPDFDDPESPVVGAELTGTSITSGGNPDTAAFHATYDPIKAESPHWKFIDNQRGYMACDATGTALTTELKVVSTVTQPGGTASTYARFVVTSGRPGVEVDYVAPRPAVVLRGRPEMGPAGPLPLDKGHGDTER